Proteins found in one Methanomassiliicoccus sp. genomic segment:
- a CDS encoding fructose 1,6-bisphosphatase, giving the protein MSDRVTVSVIKADVGSVGGHARPHPLMMRKCEERLADGLKAGTIDDYYVTRVGDDINLILTHTRGENNRDVHGLCWEAFMDATKEAKKMKLYAAGQDLLTDAFSGNVRGAGPGAAEMEFKERGSEPIVFFMADKTEPSAYSLPLCKTYMDPFTTTGLVIDPRAHQGFKFDIVDVCDSKKVTMSTPDETYDILTLLGDTTRYAIKKIWSKIDDIGIGAVVSTEKLNISAGKYVGKDDPVCICRAQSGLPAIGEILQPYMFPMLVSGWMRGSHYGGWYPCSVADSDPVYFDGPPRICAIGLHVSNGKLQGLEDPGSKPGCHVPLDYFSGSCWDEARKGAVKASIYMRRHGPFMPAVLGPEEMEYTTRPAVLNKLKERMEKLD; this is encoded by the coding sequence ATGTCAGACAGGGTTACTGTTTCAGTTATAAAAGCAGATGTAGGCTCAGTTGGCGGTCACGCTAGACCTCATCCACTCATGATGAGGAAGTGCGAGGAGAGGCTCGCTGACGGCTTGAAGGCGGGCACCATCGATGACTACTACGTCACTCGCGTAGGAGACGATATCAACCTCATCCTCACCCACACCCGCGGTGAGAACAACAGGGACGTCCACGGACTGTGCTGGGAAGCGTTCATGGACGCGACCAAGGAGGCCAAGAAGATGAAGCTCTACGCCGCCGGTCAGGACCTCCTGACGGATGCCTTCTCCGGCAACGTCCGGGGAGCGGGGCCGGGGGCCGCGGAGATGGAGTTCAAGGAGCGTGGCTCCGAGCCCATCGTCTTCTTCATGGCTGACAAGACAGAGCCTTCAGCATATTCCCTGCCCTTGTGCAAGACTTACATGGACCCCTTCACGACCACGGGCCTGGTCATTGATCCCCGTGCACACCAGGGTTTCAAGTTCGATATCGTGGACGTGTGCGACTCCAAGAAGGTTACCATGTCCACGCCCGATGAGACCTATGATATCCTGACCCTTCTGGGCGATACCACCAGGTATGCCATAAAGAAGATATGGTCCAAGATAGATGACATCGGTATCGGTGCCGTGGTCTCCACCGAGAAGCTCAACATCTCTGCCGGCAAGTACGTGGGCAAGGACGACCCTGTCTGTATCTGCCGCGCGCAAAGCGGTCTGCCGGCGATCGGGGAGATTCTTCAGCCCTATATGTTCCCTATGCTCGTTTCCGGCTGGATGCGCGGCTCCCATTACGGCGGATGGTATCCCTGCTCCGTGGCCGACTCCGACCCTGTCTACTTCGACGGTCCCCCACGCATATGCGCCATAGGGCTGCATGTCAGCAACGGAAAGCTCCAGGGTCTCGAGGATCCCGGCTCCAAGCCCGGATGCCATGTGCCTCTGGACTACTTCTCCGGCAGCTGCTGGGATGAGGCCCGCAAGGGTGCGGTCAAGGCGTCCATATACATGAGGCGCCATGGGCCCTTCATGCCTGCCGTGCTCGGCCCTGAGGAGATGGAGTACACCACCCGTCCCGCGGTCCTCAACAAGCTCAAGGAACGCATGGAAAAGCTGGATTGA
- the nadA gene encoding quinolinate synthase NadA — translation MRPQDRIMELKRERNAVILAHNYQIPEIQDIADFVGDSLGLAVEAAKTDAEVIVFCGVDFMAESAKVLNPQKVVLHPEQKARCPMAAMCEPDALRLLKKDFPRAEVVAYVNTSAECKAEADVCCTSSNAVKVVNTLDSDLVIFIPDENLASYVQRYTEKDIIPWPGYCPTHDAITVEKLSKLKEEHPGAVILVHPECRPEVIDMADAARSTEGMLNYIRDSPKTEFIIGTEQDMVHRLKKELPAKTYYTVTGAVCPTMKLITLENIIAALETMTPEITLDAELMERAKRPLQRMLDIGRGD, via the coding sequence ATGCGGCCTCAGGACCGAATAATGGAACTGAAGAGGGAACGCAATGCCGTCATCCTCGCGCACAACTATCAGATTCCCGAGATACAGGACATCGCTGATTTCGTAGGTGATTCTCTTGGCCTTGCTGTGGAAGCGGCCAAGACCGACGCCGAGGTCATCGTTTTCTGCGGGGTCGACTTCATGGCCGAGAGCGCCAAGGTCCTGAACCCACAAAAGGTGGTGCTCCACCCCGAGCAGAAAGCCAGGTGCCCCATGGCAGCCATGTGCGAACCCGATGCGCTGCGTCTGCTGAAGAAGGACTTTCCCCGGGCGGAGGTCGTTGCCTATGTCAACACCTCAGCGGAGTGTAAGGCCGAGGCTGACGTGTGCTGTACCTCTTCCAACGCAGTAAAGGTCGTTAACACACTGGACTCCGATCTCGTGATCTTCATACCCGACGAGAATCTCGCCTCCTATGTGCAGAGGTATACTGAGAAGGACATCATACCCTGGCCTGGTTACTGCCCTACCCACGATGCCATCACCGTGGAGAAGCTCAGCAAGCTCAAGGAAGAGCATCCTGGTGCAGTTATCCTGGTACATCCCGAGTGCCGTCCCGAGGTCATCGACATGGCCGATGCTGCGCGCTCGACCGAGGGGATGCTGAACTATATCAGGGACTCCCCCAAGACCGAGTTCATCATCGGCACCGAGCAGGACATGGTCCACCGGCTCAAGAAGGAGCTCCCAGCTAAGACCTATTACACGGTCACGGGTGCGGTCTGCCCGACCATGAAGCTCATCACCTTGGAAAACATCATAGCGGCCCTGGAGACCATGACCCCGGAGATCACCCTTGACGCTGAGCTGATGGAACGCGCCAAGAGGCCTCTGCAGCGCATGTTGGATATCGGGCGCGGCGACTGA
- a CDS encoding ferredoxin: protein MSFKVVIDQEGCTQCGLCYSDECPEVFVEGPDGTSEIASKYQDGSPANGNVPDDLKECVEKAVDVCPVSVISISS, encoded by the coding sequence ATGAGCTTCAAGGTGGTCATTGATCAGGAGGGCTGCACTCAGTGTGGCCTATGCTACAGCGACGAATGCCCTGAGGTCTTCGTGGAAGGCCCCGACGGAACCTCGGAGATCGCCAGCAAATACCAGGACGGGTCTCCCGCCAACGGTAATGTGCCCGACGACCTCAAGGAATGTGTTGAAAAGGCCGTTGATGTCTGCCCCGTCAGCGTCATATCCATATCTTCGTAA
- a CDS encoding LysE family transporter: MDQASDPLFFLAMVAFISLSGALMPGPVFATAVAKGYDDRNAGLKIAAGHAVIEVPLIIAIFLGFEAVLKDESVFAIIGLVGGAFLLYMGISMFRTKIDGDQVQGSRLRPFSAGIVLTAANPYFLVWWATVGASLIGVAAGYGLLMLPVFAAIHLACDLGYLQFVSYSVNRSRSFFTGKRYKLLFASCGVLLVAFALYFMLSSLNLILF, translated from the coding sequence ATGGACCAAGCTAGCGACCCGCTCTTCTTCCTGGCCATGGTGGCTTTCATCTCCCTTAGCGGAGCCCTCATGCCCGGTCCGGTGTTCGCCACCGCTGTGGCCAAGGGGTACGACGATAGGAACGCGGGTCTGAAGATCGCCGCGGGACACGCGGTCATCGAGGTCCCCCTCATCATCGCCATTTTCCTTGGTTTCGAGGCTGTCCTCAAAGATGAGAGCGTGTTTGCCATAATCGGCCTGGTGGGGGGTGCCTTCCTCCTCTACATGGGGATCAGCATGTTCCGCACCAAGATCGATGGGGATCAGGTCCAAGGTTCCAGGCTCAGACCGTTCAGCGCCGGCATCGTGCTCACGGCCGCCAACCCTTACTTCCTGGTGTGGTGGGCCACGGTGGGTGCGTCCTTGATCGGCGTGGCCGCAGGTTACGGACTGCTGATGCTTCCGGTCTTCGCGGCAATACATCTCGCATGCGACCTGGGCTATCTGCAGTTCGTGTCCTATTCGGTGAACCGTTCCCGCTCCTTCTTCACCGGAAAAAGATACAAGCTTCTGTTCGCAAGCTGCGGGGTGCTTCTGGTCGCGTTCGCCTTGTACTTCATGCTCAGCTCCCTGAACCTCATCCTTTTCTGA
- the aspS gene encoding aspartate--tRNA(Asn) ligase, translated as MSESMLRDSRTLSPADAEKNVIIKGWAQEIRNLGGISFLIIRDRYGLVQVTAPKKKVSPEVLSTLTSLSRESVVKVTGVAKAANQVKGGVEVIPGSIEVLSPAASPLPMGVVDKVNVEADTRYDHRFMDLRKPEARAVFEIKSVAHNLIDQFLVDEGFVEVFTPKIVASGAEGGSTLFQLKYFDKPAYLAQSPQLYKQMLMSTGLDKVFEIGPAFRAEPSDTVRHVSEFISFDGEMAFIDSMKDVLDIIERCTLAVIKGLELKVGPQLEALNTTISVPKAPYPVIEYKDAMDMVQSEGMKLELGDDLGTEGEKCLGEIMKEKGHDMYWIVEYPEEAKPFYIMEKDGTPYSYSFDLDYMGQEISSGGQREHRYDHLVERMRKKGLDPESFRFYLDAFQYGMPPHGGWGLGVERMLQKMLNLPNIRETILFPRDRIRLVP; from the coding sequence ATGAGCGAGTCGATGCTGCGTGACTCCAGGACCCTTTCTCCTGCGGATGCGGAGAAGAACGTGATCATCAAAGGGTGGGCCCAGGAGATAAGGAATCTGGGCGGGATATCCTTCCTGATAATCAGGGACCGCTATGGCCTCGTCCAAGTAACTGCCCCGAAGAAGAAGGTCTCCCCCGAGGTCTTGAGCACCCTGACCTCCCTGTCCAGGGAATCCGTGGTCAAGGTGACCGGAGTCGCCAAGGCGGCGAACCAGGTCAAGGGCGGTGTCGAGGTCATCCCAGGGTCCATCGAGGTCCTGAGCCCCGCTGCCTCTCCCCTCCCCATGGGAGTGGTGGACAAGGTGAACGTGGAGGCCGATACCCGCTACGACCACCGCTTCATGGACCTTCGCAAGCCTGAGGCCAGGGCGGTCTTCGAGATCAAGTCCGTGGCCCACAACCTCATAGACCAGTTCCTCGTGGACGAGGGATTCGTGGAGGTCTTCACGCCCAAGATCGTAGCATCAGGGGCAGAGGGAGGGTCGACCCTTTTCCAGCTGAAGTACTTCGACAAGCCTGCATATCTCGCTCAATCCCCTCAGCTCTACAAGCAGATGCTCATGTCCACGGGTCTTGACAAGGTGTTCGAGATCGGGCCGGCGTTCCGGGCCGAACCCTCCGACACCGTTCGCCATGTGTCCGAGTTCATATCCTTCGATGGGGAGATGGCGTTCATCGACTCCATGAAGGACGTTCTGGACATCATCGAGAGATGCACCCTGGCCGTCATCAAAGGGTTGGAATTAAAGGTCGGGCCGCAGCTGGAGGCGCTGAACACCACGATCAGTGTGCCCAAGGCCCCTTACCCCGTCATCGAGTACAAGGACGCCATGGACATGGTCCAGAGCGAAGGGATGAAGCTGGAGCTGGGGGACGATCTGGGTACAGAGGGTGAGAAGTGCCTTGGCGAGATCATGAAGGAGAAGGGGCACGACATGTACTGGATAGTCGAATATCCAGAGGAGGCGAAGCCCTTCTACATAATGGAGAAGGACGGCACCCCGTACTCCTACTCCTTCGACCTGGACTATATGGGCCAGGAGATATCCTCTGGTGGGCAGAGAGAGCACCGCTACGATCACCTGGTAGAGAGGATGAGGAAGAAGGGATTGGACCCTGAGTCCTTCCGCTTCTATCTCGATGCCTTCCAGTATGGAATGCCCCCTCACGGCGGCTGGGGGCTGGGAGTGGAAAGGATGCTGCAGAAGATGCTGAACCTCCCCAACATCAGGGAGACCATACTGTTCCCTCGGGACCGTATCCGGCTGGTCCCCTGA
- a CDS encoding dihydroneopterin aldolase, with protein MTTSREERAAGYFRCNDRERAAFEAGIKLAAVYHQFIGTPVTAASVESLERAIEEGIKVQPFVESVEVHIRRDRLRMKRNEYDYQSLTGEMLDVIVGIHIGSVRAVGEMRYLEDIHYPLMYITSMEELERQE; from the coding sequence ATGACGACCTCTAGAGAGGAGCGGGCGGCAGGGTACTTCCGCTGCAATGACCGGGAGAGAGCGGCCTTCGAGGCCGGGATCAAGCTGGCGGCAGTGTACCACCAGTTCATAGGTACGCCGGTGACGGCGGCGAGCGTCGAAAGCCTAGAGCGTGCGATCGAGGAAGGGATAAAGGTCCAGCCCTTCGTGGAATCGGTGGAGGTGCATATTCGTAGGGACAGACTACGAATGAAGAGGAACGAGTACGATTACCAATCACTGACCGGAGAGATGTTGGACGTCATCGTGGGCATCCACATCGGCTCGGTCCGGGCCGTGGGGGAGATGCGATATCTTGAGGATATCCACTATCCACTGATGTACATTACCTCCATGGAGGAGCTTGAACGACAGGAGTGA
- a CDS encoding RusA family crossover junction endodeoxyribonuclease — translation MSLSDSLVESIEFIVLGEPTPEGSTRAYYIKNLDRTVTTHQNKKELMAWRNRIATEAQRALEGKTWVCDCTSAYGVRVEFVLTRPPSVPEHKRINPTVKPDIDKLVRAINDALTGILFVDDCQVVSMTMSKEYGDERRAGAYVIVERYVNQLERKKKERKRTLSPQRDEPCEDPRD, via the coding sequence ATGAGTTTATCAGACAGTCTTGTTGAGTCCATTGAGTTCATTGTACTGGGAGAGCCTACCCCTGAGGGTAGCACCAGAGCTTACTACATAAAAAATCTCGACCGGACAGTGACCACGCACCAGAACAAGAAGGAGCTGATGGCCTGGAGGAACCGCATCGCCACCGAGGCCCAGCGGGCACTGGAGGGAAAAACCTGGGTGTGCGACTGTACGTCCGCATATGGGGTGAGGGTGGAATTCGTTCTAACCCGTCCTCCTTCGGTCCCGGAACATAAGAGGATCAACCCTACGGTGAAACCGGACATCGATAAGCTGGTCCGCGCCATCAACGATGCGTTGACCGGGATCTTGTTCGTGGACGACTGTCAGGTGGTCTCCATGACCATGAGCAAGGAGTACGGGGACGAGCGCAGGGCCGGGGCCTATGTCATCGTCGAGCGTTATGTGAACCAGTTAGAGCGGAAAAAGAAGGAACGGAAACGCACCCTTTCACCCCAGAGGGATGAACCCTGCGAGGATCCTAGGGATTAG
- a CDS encoding NTPase has translation MGRHRSDRLGELVLDLFGDTMNTTIKIGITGLPGAGKTHALLKVIEMLEAEGVKVGGMVTEPITEGGKRTGFAIIDWSSKEKGVFAHVDIQSKFMVGKFGVDLEALERVGVKALIKACEDADVIVIDEVGRMEVESQTFIETVKHALDVEKPLLLTLHKKSRNPLLQDIRRRDDVRILEVTPINRNLLPYKIMKLMKGELL, from the coding sequence ATGGGCCGGCATCGTTCAGACCGGTTGGGGGAACTGGTCCTAGATTTATTCGGTGACACAATGAACACCACGATCAAGATCGGCATCACCGGTCTACCTGGAGCAGGTAAGACCCATGCTTTACTAAAGGTGATAGAGATGTTGGAGGCCGAAGGTGTGAAGGTCGGAGGTATGGTCACCGAGCCCATCACAGAGGGCGGTAAAAGGACCGGCTTCGCCATCATCGATTGGTCCAGCAAGGAAAAGGGGGTGTTCGCGCATGTGGACATCCAGTCCAAGTTCATGGTAGGCAAGTTCGGCGTGGACCTGGAGGCGTTGGAACGCGTGGGCGTGAAGGCTCTGATAAAGGCCTGCGAGGACGCTGATGTGATCGTCATCGACGAGGTGGGGAGGATGGAAGTGGAGTCCCAGACCTTCATTGAGACGGTGAAGCATGCGTTGGACGTGGAAAAGCCTCTTTTGCTCACTTTGCATAAGAAATCCCGAAATCCACTTTTGCAGGACATCAGGCGCAGGGATGACGTCCGCATCCTTGAGGTCACACCCATCAACCGCAACCTCCTGCCTTACAAGATCATGAAGCTTATGAAAGGCGAACTTCTGTGA